A part of Geitlerinema sp. PCC 9228 genomic DNA contains:
- a CDS encoding PCP reductase family protein: MDYADFNGELSWTPEAKAKLKNIPYFVRSQARQRIEQLALEEELEEVTAEIVERTRLEFGQ, encoded by the coding sequence ATGGACTATGCGGACTTCAATGGCGAACTAAGCTGGACCCCAGAAGCCAAGGCGAAATTGAAAAATATTCCCTATTTCGTGCGATCGCAAGCCAGACAGCGAATCGAACAACTGGCTTTGGAGGAAGAATTGGAGGAAGTAACCGCCGAGATTGTAGAACGAACTCGGTTGGAATTTGGTCAGTAG